The following proteins are encoded in a genomic region of Haloarcula salinisoli:
- a CDS encoding DUF6517 family protein, whose translation MSHGVGPLFLTAPNNSPVIRPLDTISREDPTPNTLGLGEGNRGDDGDITIGSTTIDTQPTPSLPFMYQIYWNYLDTDWAENTQTTVAVFTTPSASVGGRSLNPLSEVDENEFVTADGAEYLEESGIREAAGLGSNLSWVVAPAEVASRSVTFLGNQTPMRSYVGYVTTSDSEIPRTLLINLATTETGDDIAFGVTVQHRAMYSLSESNATPPGTALLSGMSVPDLVGDEANSIVSVGENITLITDAGVTTSADLAATALGDLSLA comes from the coding sequence ATGAGCCACGGTGTTGGCCCGCTGTTCCTGACTGCCCCTAACAATAGCCCCGTCATAAGGCCACTCGACACGATATCCAGAGAGGACCCCACACCCAACACTCTCGGACTGGGCGAGGGCAACCGCGGTGACGACGGCGACATCACAATCGGCTCGACGACAATCGACACCCAACCTACCCCGAGCCTGCCCTTTATGTATCAGATATACTGGAACTACCTCGACACCGACTGGGCCGAGAACACCCAGACGACAGTCGCGGTGTTCACCACGCCGTCGGCGTCGGTGGGCGGCCGGTCGCTGAATCCCCTCTCGGAGGTCGACGAGAACGAATTCGTCACCGCCGACGGCGCCGAGTATCTCGAAGAGTCGGGCATCCGCGAGGCCGCCGGGCTCGGCTCGAACCTCTCGTGGGTGGTCGCCCCGGCCGAAGTCGCCTCGCGGTCGGTGACGTTCCTCGGGAACCAGACGCCCATGCGGAGCTACGTCGGCTACGTGACGACCAGCGACTCCGAGATTCCACGGACGCTACTCATCAACCTCGCGACGACCGAGACCGGTGACGACATCGCCTTCGGCGTCACCGTCCAGCACCGCGCCATGTACAGCTTGAGCGAGAGCAACGCCACTCCACCGGGCACGGCGCTACTGTCGGGGATGTCGGTGCCGGACCTCGTCGGGGACGAGGCGAATAGCATTGTCAGTGTGGGCGAGAACATCACCCTCATCACCGACGCCGGTGTCACGACCAGCGCCGACCTCGCGGCGACGGCACTCGGGGACCTCTCGCTGGCCTGA
- a CDS encoding DNA polymerase sliding clamp: protein MFNAIVSADTLKSALDSVSVLVDECKIHLEDDGLEIRAVDPANVGMVDLRLDAAAFESYETDGGLIGVNLSRLEDIAGMADSGQLVHLELDEETRKLHIAIDGLEYTLALIDPDSIRQEPDLPDLDLSSHIVIEGKDINRSVTAADMVSDHIALGVDATDELFYVDAEGDTDDVHLELTQEDLIDLTPGDAHSLFSLDYLKNMNKAIPKDAEVEMELGEEFPVKMHFDFAEGQGRVTYMLAPRIQSD from the coding sequence ATGTTCAACGCCATCGTGAGTGCGGACACGCTCAAGTCGGCTCTCGACTCAGTGAGCGTGCTGGTGGACGAGTGCAAGATCCACCTCGAAGACGACGGGCTAGAGATTCGGGCGGTGGACCCGGCCAACGTCGGCATGGTCGACCTGCGACTCGACGCAGCGGCCTTCGAGTCCTACGAGACCGACGGCGGCCTCATCGGCGTCAACCTCTCCCGGCTGGAAGATATCGCCGGGATGGCCGACTCGGGCCAGCTCGTCCACCTCGAACTCGACGAAGAGACCCGCAAGCTCCACATCGCCATCGACGGCCTCGAATATACGCTCGCGCTCATCGACCCCGACTCCATCCGCCAGGAGCCCGACCTCCCCGATCTGGATCTGTCCTCCCACATCGTCATCGAGGGGAAGGATATCAACCGGTCGGTGACCGCGGCGGACATGGTCAGCGACCACATCGCGCTGGGCGTCGACGCGACCGACGAGCTGTTCTACGTCGACGCCGAGGGCGACACAGACGACGTCCACCTCGAACTGACCCAGGAGGACCTCATCGACCTCACGCCCGGCGACGCCCACTCCCTGTTCTCGCTCGACTACCTGAAGAACATGAACAAGGCCATCCCGAAAGACGCCGAGGTCGAGATGGAACTTGGCGAGGAGTTCCCCGTCAAGATGCACTTCGACTTCGCCGAGGGCCAGGGACGGGTCACCTACATGCTCGCCCCGCGCATCCAGAGCGACTAG
- a CDS encoding 23S rRNA (uridine(2552)-2'-O)-methyltransferase, with translation MSGKDEYYNKAKQQGYRARSAYKLKQLDETAGLLGDGRTVVDLGAAPGGWLQVAAEEVGERGTVVGVDRQRIEHLADPEPSVEYVRGDMTEESTKQKVRDVVGGTTDERGGPVDVVISDMAPNMSGDYDLDHARSVHLVRQAFEVATDLLDSGGDFAAKVFDGQDLQDLKADIEPEFEYVREIRPDASRDSSSELYLVAKHRLTAPVREGDVVEVTIDDMGEEGDGIAKVDGFTVFVSGVEEGETVEVRIDDVKPRFAFGQPAE, from the coding sequence ATGTCCGGTAAGGACGAATACTACAACAAGGCCAAGCAACAGGGCTACCGCGCCCGGTCGGCGTACAAGCTCAAGCAGCTAGACGAGACCGCGGGCCTACTCGGCGACGGGCGCACCGTCGTCGACCTCGGTGCGGCTCCGGGCGGCTGGCTGCAGGTCGCCGCCGAGGAAGTGGGCGAACGGGGCACCGTCGTCGGCGTCGACCGCCAGCGCATCGAGCACCTGGCGGACCCCGAGCCGTCCGTCGAGTACGTCCGCGGGGACATGACCGAGGAGTCGACGAAACAGAAAGTACGGGACGTCGTCGGCGGAACCACCGACGAACGCGGCGGCCCCGTCGACGTGGTCATCTCGGACATGGCGCCGAACATGAGTGGCGACTACGACCTCGACCACGCCCGCTCGGTTCACCTGGTCCGGCAGGCTTTCGAGGTCGCGACCGACCTGCTCGACTCGGGCGGGGACTTCGCGGCGAAGGTGTTCGACGGCCAGGACCTGCAGGACCTGAAAGCCGACATCGAGCCGGAGTTCGAGTACGTCCGCGAGATCCGCCCGGACGCCTCCCGCGATTCGTCCTCGGAGCTGTATCTGGTCGCGAAACACCGCCTGACTGCGCCGGTCCGCGAGGGCGACGTGGTCGAGGTGACTATCGACGACATGGGCGAGGAGGGCGACGGCATCGCGAAGGTCGACGGCTTCACCGTCTTCGTCAGCGGCGTCGAGGAAGGCGAGACGGTCGAGGTGCGTATCGACGACGTGAAACCGCGCTTCGCGTTCGGGCAGCCGGCCGAGTAA
- a CDS encoding DUF6517 family protein, with amino-acid sequence MDSQRSEYKASATLSRRKLLLAAGVAGAAGLAGCGGLTNRTVTASDVQMGDTMAGLGFEQGETKTFTNKAEQEAFGVSGSVTAESKLTVFANAESEPDPTEEERWTESDSTMAQWSDNTPVRAVRGSDVIDGEGITPAEGDQFDLMPTESTTLLVPDTDGEPDRVISATPMADIDFGDRVTDGEVTFDPPVPYAEGESFAPAGLAFVSEGDQ; translated from the coding sequence ATGGATAGTCAACGTAGCGAATATAAAGCATCTGCAACACTCTCCCGGCGAAAACTCCTCCTGGCGGCTGGTGTCGCCGGCGCGGCCGGCCTCGCGGGCTGTGGCGGTCTGACGAACCGGACCGTCACCGCGAGCGACGTGCAGATGGGCGATACGATGGCCGGCCTCGGTTTCGAACAGGGCGAGACCAAGACGTTCACGAACAAGGCCGAGCAGGAGGCCTTCGGCGTCTCGGGCTCCGTGACCGCCGAGAGCAAGCTCACGGTGTTTGCGAACGCCGAGTCGGAACCCGACCCCACCGAGGAGGAGCGCTGGACCGAGAGCGACTCGACGATGGCCCAGTGGTCGGACAACACGCCAGTGCGAGCGGTTCGGGGCTCGGACGTCATCGACGGCGAGGGCATCACGCCCGCCGAGGGCGACCAGTTCGACCTGATGCCGACCGAATCGACGACGCTACTGGTCCCCGATACCGACGGCGAGCCGGACCGCGTCATCTCGGCGACTCCGATGGCCGACATCGACTTCGGTGACCGGGTGACCGACGGCGAGGTCACGTTCGACCCGCCGGTCCCGTACGCCGAGGGCGAGTCGTTCGCGCCGGCTGGACTCGCGTTCGTCTCGGAGGGTGACCAATGA